A genomic segment from Ornithorhynchus anatinus isolate Pmale09 chromosome 16, mOrnAna1.pri.v4, whole genome shotgun sequence encodes:
- the PRKAB2 gene encoding 5'-AMP-activated protein kinase subunit beta-2 isoform X1: MGNTASERLSGERHGSKWHRGEGAAAAHGPAKDQPHKIMVGSADDPSLFSLSDSKTQLPGDRDFVSWPQDLEESVRPLQQARPTVIRWSEGGREVFISGSFNNWSAKIPLIKSHNDFVAILDLPEGEHQYKFFVDGQWVHDPSEPMVTSQLGTINNWIQVKKSDFEVFDALKLDSLESSETSCRDLSGSPPGLYGQEMYVFRSEERSRAPPILPPHLLQIILNKDTNISCDPALLPEPNHVMLNHLYALSIKDSVMVLSATHRYKKKYVTTLLYKPI, encoded by the exons ATGGGGAACACCGCCAGCGAGCGGCTGTCCGGCGAGCGCCACGGCTCCAAATGGCACCGCGGcgagggggccgccgccgcccacggccCCGCCAAGGACCAGCCGCACAAGATCATGGTGGGCAGCGCCGACGACCCCAGCCTCTTCAGCCTCTCAGACTCCAAG ACTCAG CTCCCCGGGGACCGGGACTTCGTGTCCTGGCCGCAAGACTTGGAGGAATCCGTGAGGCCACTGCAGCAGGCTCGCCCTACCGTCATCCGTTGGTCCGAGGGCGGCAGGGAGGTCTTCATCTCTGGCTCCTTCAACAACTGGAGCGCCAAGATCCCTCTGATCAAGAG CCACAACGACTTTGTGGCCATCCTGGACCTTCCCGAGGGGGAGCACCAGTACAAGTTCTTTGTGGATGGCCAGTGGGTCCACGACCCGTCGGAG CCCATGGTCACCAGCCAGCTCGGTACCATTAACAATTGGATCCAGGTCAAGAAGTCGGATTTCGAGGTGTTTGATGCTCTGAAGCTGGACTCTCTGGAGAGCTCAGAGACTTCTTGCAGAG ACCTGTCCGGCTCCCCGCCTGGCTTGTACGGCCAGGAAATGTACGTGTTTCGATCCGAGGAACGGTCCAGGGCtccacccatcctccctcctcaccttctccaGATTATTCTGAACAAGGACACTAACATCTCT TGTGACCCGGCCCTTCTCCCCGAACCCAACCACGTCATGCTCAACCACCTGTACGCCCTGTCCATCAAG GATAGTGTGATGGTCCTCAGCGCCACTCACCGCTACAAGAAAAAGTATGTCACCACCCTGCTGTACAAGCCCATCTGA
- the PRKAB2 gene encoding 5'-AMP-activated protein kinase subunit beta-2 isoform X2, translating to MGNTASERLSGERHGSKWHRGEGAAAAHGPAKDQPHKIMVGSADDPSLFSLSDSKLPGDRDFVSWPQDLEESVRPLQQARPTVIRWSEGGREVFISGSFNNWSAKIPLIKSHNDFVAILDLPEGEHQYKFFVDGQWVHDPSEPMVTSQLGTINNWIQVKKSDFEVFDALKLDSLESSETSCRDLSGSPPGLYGQEMYVFRSEERSRAPPILPPHLLQIILNKDTNISCDPALLPEPNHVMLNHLYALSIKDSVMVLSATHRYKKKYVTTLLYKPI from the exons ATGGGGAACACCGCCAGCGAGCGGCTGTCCGGCGAGCGCCACGGCTCCAAATGGCACCGCGGcgagggggccgccgccgcccacggccCCGCCAAGGACCAGCCGCACAAGATCATGGTGGGCAGCGCCGACGACCCCAGCCTCTTCAGCCTCTCAGACTCCAAG CTCCCCGGGGACCGGGACTTCGTGTCCTGGCCGCAAGACTTGGAGGAATCCGTGAGGCCACTGCAGCAGGCTCGCCCTACCGTCATCCGTTGGTCCGAGGGCGGCAGGGAGGTCTTCATCTCTGGCTCCTTCAACAACTGGAGCGCCAAGATCCCTCTGATCAAGAG CCACAACGACTTTGTGGCCATCCTGGACCTTCCCGAGGGGGAGCACCAGTACAAGTTCTTTGTGGATGGCCAGTGGGTCCACGACCCGTCGGAG CCCATGGTCACCAGCCAGCTCGGTACCATTAACAATTGGATCCAGGTCAAGAAGTCGGATTTCGAGGTGTTTGATGCTCTGAAGCTGGACTCTCTGGAGAGCTCAGAGACTTCTTGCAGAG ACCTGTCCGGCTCCCCGCCTGGCTTGTACGGCCAGGAAATGTACGTGTTTCGATCCGAGGAACGGTCCAGGGCtccacccatcctccctcctcaccttctccaGATTATTCTGAACAAGGACACTAACATCTCT TGTGACCCGGCCCTTCTCCCCGAACCCAACCACGTCATGCTCAACCACCTGTACGCCCTGTCCATCAAG GATAGTGTGATGGTCCTCAGCGCCACTCACCGCTACAAGAAAAAGTATGTCACCACCCTGCTGTACAAGCCCATCTGA
- the PRKAB2 gene encoding 5'-AMP-activated protein kinase subunit beta-2 isoform X3 has product MGNTASERLSGERHGSKWHRGEGAAAAHGPAKDQPHKIMLPGDRDFVSWPQDLEESVRPLQQARPTVIRWSEGGREVFISGSFNNWSAKIPLIKSHNDFVAILDLPEGEHQYKFFVDGQWVHDPSEPMVTSQLGTINNWIQVKKSDFEVFDALKLDSLESSETSCRDLSGSPPGLYGQEMYVFRSEERSRAPPILPPHLLQIILNKDTNISCDPALLPEPNHVMLNHLYALSIKDSVMVLSATHRYKKKYVTTLLYKPI; this is encoded by the exons ATGGGGAACACCGCCAGCGAGCGGCTGTCCGGCGAGCGCCACGGCTCCAAATGGCACCGCGGcgagggggccgccgccgcccacggccCCGCCAAGGACCAGCCGCACAAGATCATG CTCCCCGGGGACCGGGACTTCGTGTCCTGGCCGCAAGACTTGGAGGAATCCGTGAGGCCACTGCAGCAGGCTCGCCCTACCGTCATCCGTTGGTCCGAGGGCGGCAGGGAGGTCTTCATCTCTGGCTCCTTCAACAACTGGAGCGCCAAGATCCCTCTGATCAAGAG CCACAACGACTTTGTGGCCATCCTGGACCTTCCCGAGGGGGAGCACCAGTACAAGTTCTTTGTGGATGGCCAGTGGGTCCACGACCCGTCGGAG CCCATGGTCACCAGCCAGCTCGGTACCATTAACAATTGGATCCAGGTCAAGAAGTCGGATTTCGAGGTGTTTGATGCTCTGAAGCTGGACTCTCTGGAGAGCTCAGAGACTTCTTGCAGAG ACCTGTCCGGCTCCCCGCCTGGCTTGTACGGCCAGGAAATGTACGTGTTTCGATCCGAGGAACGGTCCAGGGCtccacccatcctccctcctcaccttctccaGATTATTCTGAACAAGGACACTAACATCTCT TGTGACCCGGCCCTTCTCCCCGAACCCAACCACGTCATGCTCAACCACCTGTACGCCCTGTCCATCAAG GATAGTGTGATGGTCCTCAGCGCCACTCACCGCTACAAGAAAAAGTATGTCACCACCCTGCTGTACAAGCCCATCTGA